The Euphorbia lathyris chromosome 8, ddEupLath1.1, whole genome shotgun sequence genome has a window encoding:
- the LOC136202231 gene encoding uncharacterized protein, with translation MMHGQSDSDLTSLAPSSPRSPKRPVYYVLSPSRDSHDEDKSSSIHPTPAFNSPMESPSHPSYGRHSRASSGSRVSGTYGSSAASSTNIGRKGRSKRHDKGWRECNVIEEEGDYDEMYRSKGFRRRCQIMIGIFGFVAIFSVFCLIIWGASRPFKPEIRVKSLTVHNLYFGQGSDMTGVPTKMITTNCSMKMNVYNPATFFGIHVSSVPVKLMFSEIMVASGELKKYYQSRKSHKTVRVKLEGIKVPLYGAGASLVMSDKKGVPVRLLFDVRSKGYVVGKLVKSKHLRHVSCSLSIDSRTNKPIRLRKHSCTYE, from the exons atgaTGCACGGACAATCGGACTCCGATTTAACGAGCCTAGCGCCATCGTCTCCTCGATCTCCGAAGCGTCCCGTCTACTACGTTCTCAGCCCGTCGCGTGACTCTCACGATGAAGACAAGTCATCATCGATTCACCCTACGCCGGCTTTCAACAGCCCCATGGAATCTCCCTCACACCCTTCCTATGGCCGCCATTCCAGGGCGTCCTCCGGTAGCAGGGTTTCCGGCACGTATGGCTCTTCTGCGGCGTCCTCGACGAATATCGGGAGGAAAGGAAGGAGCAAGAGGCACGATAAGGGATGGCGTGAGTGTAATGTGATCGAAGAAGAAGGAGATTACGATGAAATGTACAGAAGTAAGGGATTCCGACGGAGGTGTCAGATTATGATCGGGATTTTTGGTTTCGTCGCTATTTTTTCGGTTTTCTGTTTGATAATTTGGGGGGCTAGCAGGCCTTTTAAACCGGAGATCAGAGTCAAG AGCCTGACTGTGCATAATTTGTATTTTGGGCAAGGATCAGATATGACAGGAGTTCCAACCAAAATGATAACTACGAATTGTTCAATGAAGATGAATGTATACAACCCTGCTACTTTCTTTGGTATTCATGTCAGTTCAGTTCCTGTGAAACTCATGTTCTCTGAGATCATGGTTGCTAGTGGTGAG TTGAAGAAGTACTATCAATCAAGAAAAAGCCACAAGACAGTGAGAGTGAAACTGGAAGGAATCAAAGTACCCCTGTATGGCGCAGGTGCAAGCTTAGTAATGTCAGATAAGAAAGGAGTTCCAGTGAGGTTACTTTTTGATGTGCGGTCAAAAGGATATGTTGTTGGGAAATTGGtcaaatcaaagcatttaaggCATGTGTCTTGCTCTTTATCCATTGATTCTCGTACTAATAAACCTATCAGACTCAGAAAGCATTCATGTACTTATGAATGA